A portion of the Pseudomonas protegens CHA0 genome contains these proteins:
- the pcaQ gene encoding pca operon transcription factor PcaQ — translation MNIDTRIKFRHLVCFLEMARQGSLARAADVLAVSQPAMSKTLKELEALLETRLFARSKAGLSLTEAGRAFLRYAGPSVQALREGVSSLRGGEYAAGLVRIGVLSTVESLLLPEVMRRLHQRHSALTVSVLTGPSAYLLSQLRVGDLDLVVGRMTESPEIHGLSFEHLYSESMTLVARPQHPLATGPLDRDAVSAYPLVLPLAGTSIRKHADSLFIQCGIAPSQQRLETLSVALSRRYTLSSDALWIAPLDAVRLDLANGELQELDLGLHEPGGSVGISSNASLPLSLAAQWAVEVLREVGLAYREGSYP, via the coding sequence TTGAACATCGATACCCGCATCAAATTCCGTCACTTGGTGTGTTTTCTTGAAATGGCCCGCCAGGGCAGCCTGGCCCGGGCGGCCGATGTCCTGGCGGTGAGCCAGCCGGCGATGTCGAAAACCCTCAAGGAACTGGAAGCGTTGCTGGAGACCCGGCTGTTTGCCAGGAGCAAGGCCGGCCTCAGCCTGACCGAGGCCGGGCGGGCCTTCCTGCGTTATGCCGGGCCTTCGGTGCAGGCCCTGCGGGAGGGTGTCAGCAGCCTGCGCGGCGGTGAGTACGCCGCCGGGCTGGTGCGCATCGGTGTGCTTTCCACGGTGGAAAGCCTGCTGCTGCCGGAGGTGATGCGGCGCCTGCATCAGCGCCATTCGGCGCTGACCGTGAGTGTGCTGACCGGCCCCAGTGCTTACCTGCTGTCGCAATTGCGGGTCGGCGACCTGGACCTGGTGGTGGGGCGCATGACCGAGAGTCCGGAGATCCACGGCCTGAGCTTCGAGCATCTGTACAGCGAATCCATGACCCTGGTGGCCCGTCCGCAGCATCCACTGGCAACCGGCCCTCTGGACCGCGACGCGGTGAGCGCCTATCCCCTGGTGCTGCCCCTGGCCGGCACCAGCATTCGCAAGCACGCCGACAGCCTGTTCATCCAGTGCGGCATTGCCCCGTCGCAGCAGCGTCTGGAAACCCTCTCGGTGGCCCTGAGCCGGCGCTACACCTTGTCCAGCGACGCGCTGTGGATCGCGCCGCTGGATGCCGTGCGCCTGGACCTGGCCAATGGCGAACTGCAGGAGCTGGACCTGGGCCTGCACGAACCCGGTGGCTCGGTGGGGATTTCCAGCAATGCCAGCCTGCCTTTGTCCCTGGCGGCGCAATGGGCGGTGGAGGTGCTCCGGGAAGTGGGGCTGGCCTATCGCGAGGGCAGTTATCCATAA
- a CDS encoding neutral zinc metallopeptidase — MLWKKGRRSDNVVDARDDSSAGGGGGMRFGGGKGLSLTAIVLIVGIGWATGQDPLQILGQLLGQQSGQTSAPATTQARKAPPANDEQAEFVRAILGDTEDTWGQIFQQAGRQYQPPKLILFRGRVNSACGAATSASGPFYCPADRQVYLDMDFFREMAQRFSAAGDFAQAYVIAHEVGHHVQTLLGVSAKIQAARQQGQQMQGDGGLLVRQELQADCFAGVWAYHAQKRLNWLEPGDVEEALNAANAIGDDRLQQQGQGRVVPDSFTHGTSAQRVRWFKTGFSQGQVSQCDTFSARSL, encoded by the coding sequence ATGCTTTGGAAAAAAGGCCGGCGCAGCGACAACGTCGTGGACGCGCGAGATGACAGCAGCGCCGGCGGTGGCGGTGGCATGCGGTTCGGTGGAGGCAAGGGCTTGAGCCTGACGGCGATCGTACTGATCGTCGGCATCGGCTGGGCCACCGGCCAGGATCCGCTGCAGATCCTCGGGCAACTGCTGGGCCAGCAGAGCGGGCAGACTTCAGCGCCGGCCACCACCCAGGCACGCAAGGCACCACCGGCCAATGACGAACAGGCAGAGTTTGTCCGCGCCATCCTCGGTGACACCGAAGACACCTGGGGCCAGATCTTCCAGCAAGCCGGCCGCCAGTATCAGCCGCCCAAGCTGATCCTGTTCCGGGGCCGGGTCAATTCCGCCTGTGGCGCGGCCACTTCCGCCAGCGGGCCCTTCTACTGCCCCGCCGACCGCCAGGTGTACCTGGACATGGACTTCTTCCGGGAGATGGCCCAGCGCTTTTCCGCCGCCGGCGACTTCGCCCAGGCCTACGTGATTGCCCATGAGGTCGGGCACCACGTGCAGACCCTGCTCGGGGTCTCGGCAAAAATCCAGGCCGCGCGCCAGCAAGGCCAGCAGATGCAAGGCGATGGCGGCCTGCTGGTACGCCAGGAGCTGCAGGCCGACTGCTTTGCCGGGGTCTGGGCCTATCACGCACAGAAGCGCCTGAACTGGCTGGAACCCGGGGATGTGGAAGAAGCCCTGAACGCCGCCAATGCCATCGGTGACGACCGCCTGCAGCAGCAAGGCCAGGGCCGGGTGGTGCCGGACTCCTTCACCCACGGCACCTCGGCGCAGCGAGTGCGCTGGTTCAAGACCGGCTTCAGCCAGGGCCAGGTCAGCCAGTGCGATACCTTCAGCGCCAGGAGCCTGTAG
- a CDS encoding HAD family hydrolase has translation MSLSEIKHWVFDMDGTLTIAVHDFAAIREALSIPAEDDILTHLAALPADESAAKHAWLLEHERDLAQGSRPAPGAVELVRELAGRGYRLGILTRNARELAHVTLEAIGLADCFAEADVLGRDEAPPKPHPGGLLKLAEAWDISPSRMVMVGDYRFDLDCGRAAGTRTVLVNLPDNPWPELTDWHARDCAQLRDLLSA, from the coding sequence ATGAGTCTTTCAGAGATAAAACATTGGGTGTTCGACATGGACGGCACCCTGACCATCGCTGTGCATGATTTCGCGGCGATCCGCGAGGCGCTGTCGATTCCTGCCGAGGATGACATCCTCACACACCTGGCGGCCTTGCCGGCGGACGAATCCGCGGCCAAGCATGCCTGGCTGCTGGAACACGAGCGCGACCTGGCCCAGGGTTCGCGCCCGGCGCCGGGTGCGGTGGAACTGGTGCGGGAACTGGCCGGGCGCGGTTATCGCCTGGGCATCCTCACCCGCAATGCGCGGGAGCTGGCCCATGTGACCCTGGAGGCCATCGGCCTGGCGGACTGCTTTGCCGAGGCCGACGTGCTGGGCCGCGACGAAGCACCGCCCAAGCCCCATCCGGGCGGTTTGCTGAAGCTGGCCGAAGCCTGGGATATCTCGCCGTCACGGATGGTCATGGTGGGGGACTACCGCTTCGACCTGGACTGCGGGCGGGCCGCCGGGACCCGCACGGTGCTGGTCAACCTGCCGGACAACCCCTGGCCGGAGCTGACCGACTGGCATGCCCGGGATTGTGCGCAGTTGCGCGACCTGCTGTCGGCCTGA
- the tesB gene encoding acyl-CoA thioesterase II, with product MSHVLDDLVDLLTLEAIEENLFRGRSQDLGFRQLFGGQVLGQSLSAASQTVEEARHVHSMHGYFLRPGDAALPVVYQVDRVRDGGSFSTRRVTAIQKGNPIFTCSASFQYDEEGFEHQNSMPQVVGPENLPSELEITTQRAHLIPEHMREKLLCPKPIEVRPVTEKDPYNPQPMDPVKYVWFRADGALADSPALHKYLLAYASDFGLLTTSMLPHGKSVWQKDMQVASLDHALWFHADLRADDWLLYAMDSPWAGNSRGFSRGSVFNRAGQLVASVTQEGLIRHRKDWA from the coding sequence ATGAGTCATGTGCTGGATGATCTGGTCGATCTGTTGACCCTGGAAGCCATTGAAGAAAACCTGTTTCGCGGTCGCAGCCAGGACCTCGGTTTTCGCCAGCTGTTTGGCGGCCAGGTGCTCGGCCAGTCGTTGTCCGCAGCCAGTCAGACAGTCGAGGAGGCACGCCACGTGCACTCCATGCACGGCTATTTCCTGCGTCCGGGGGACGCCGCCTTGCCAGTGGTCTACCAAGTGGATCGGGTCCGTGACGGTGGCAGTTTCAGCACCCGCCGGGTGACGGCGATTCAGAAGGGCAACCCGATCTTCACCTGCAGTGCTTCCTTCCAGTACGACGAAGAAGGCTTCGAGCACCAGAACAGCATGCCCCAGGTGGTCGGGCCGGAAAACCTGCCGTCGGAGCTGGAGATCACCACCCAGCGTGCGCACCTGATTCCCGAGCACATGCGCGAGAAACTGCTGTGCCCCAAGCCGATCGAAGTGCGCCCGGTGACCGAGAAGGACCCCTACAACCCGCAGCCCATGGACCCGGTGAAGTACGTCTGGTTCCGCGCTGACGGCGCCCTGGCCGACAGCCCGGCGCTGCACAAGTACCTGCTGGCCTACGCTTCGGATTTCGGCCTGCTGACCACCTCGATGCTGCCCCACGGCAAGTCGGTGTGGCAGAAGGACATGCAGGTCGCCAGCCTCGACCACGCTCTGTGGTTTCACGCCGACCTGCGCGCTGACGACTGGCTGCTGTATGCCATGGACAGCCCCTGGGCCGGAAACTCCCGGGGCTTCTCCCGGGGCAGCGTGTTCAACCGTGCCGGGCAGTTGGTGGCCTCGGTGACTCAGGAAGGGTTGATCCGCCATCGCAAGGATTGGGCATGA
- a CDS encoding GNAT family N-acetyltransferase, with translation MEPILQLESARLLLRQWRDDDLPEFAAMCADPQVMRYFPAPLSRLESAALIGRIRGHFAEHGFGVWALERKDTGAFIGFTGLGVVGFEASFTPAVEIAWRLAREHWGLGYASEAAWTALRCAFDRLSLDEVVAFTTRNNLPSQKVMQAIGMHHAAADDFEHPNLAGDHPLREHVLYRITREQWLETLHG, from the coding sequence ATGGAGCCGATACTGCAACTCGAAAGCGCGCGCCTGCTGCTGCGTCAATGGCGCGACGATGATTTGCCGGAATTTGCGGCAATGTGTGCCGATCCACAGGTCATGCGCTACTTTCCCGCGCCCTTGAGTCGTCTGGAAAGTGCCGCGCTGATCGGGCGGATACGCGGGCATTTTGCCGAGCACGGCTTCGGGGTCTGGGCCCTGGAGCGTAAGGACACTGGTGCGTTCATCGGTTTTACCGGACTGGGCGTCGTCGGTTTCGAGGCGTCGTTCACCCCGGCAGTGGAAATCGCCTGGCGCCTGGCTCGCGAGCACTGGGGCCTGGGTTATGCCAGCGAAGCGGCCTGGACAGCCTTGCGTTGCGCTTTCGATCGTCTGTCCCTCGACGAAGTCGTGGCCTTTACCACCCGCAACAACCTGCCGTCGCAGAAGGTGATGCAGGCCATTGGTATGCATCACGCTGCTGCGGACGACTTCGAGCATCCGAACCTCGCTGGCGATCACCCGCTGCGCGAGCATGTGCTGTACCGCATTACCCGCGAACAATGGCTGGAAACCTTGCATGGATAG
- a CDS encoding histone deacetylase — MPLPLIYHDDYSPEFPAEHRFPMDKFRLLRDHLVDSGLTRDADLLRPQLCPTDVLALAHDPGYIERYMSGELSREDQRRLGLPWSEALARRTVRAVGGSLLAAEQALEHGLACHLAGGTHHAHYDYPAGFCIFNDLAVISHYLLESGRVGRVLIFDCDVHQGDGTARILQHTADAVTVSLHCEKNFPARKAQSDWDIPLPMGMGDADYLNVVDDTLNYLLPLYQPDLVLYDAGVDVHQDDALGYLKLTDAGVAERDERVMRHCLGRDIPVVGVIGGGYSKDRQALARRHGILHHSAQKVWESSGCY; from the coding sequence ATGCCATTGCCATTGATCTATCACGACGACTACAGCCCCGAGTTCCCGGCGGAGCACCGCTTCCCCATGGACAAGTTCCGCCTGCTGCGCGATCACCTGGTGGACAGTGGCCTGACCCGGGACGCCGATTTGCTGCGCCCGCAACTGTGCCCCACGGATGTCCTGGCCCTGGCCCACGACCCTGGCTATATCGAACGCTACATGAGCGGCGAATTGTCCCGGGAAGATCAGCGGCGCCTCGGCCTGCCCTGGAGCGAAGCCTTGGCCCGGCGCACGGTGCGTGCCGTCGGCGGCTCCTTGCTGGCCGCCGAACAGGCACTGGAACATGGCCTGGCCTGCCACCTGGCCGGCGGCACCCACCACGCCCACTATGACTACCCGGCGGGGTTCTGCATCTTCAACGACCTGGCGGTGATCAGCCATTACCTGCTGGAAAGCGGGCGCGTGGGCCGGGTACTGATATTCGACTGCGATGTGCACCAGGGCGATGGCACCGCGCGGATCCTGCAACATACCGCCGACGCAGTGACCGTCTCGTTGCACTGTGAAAAGAACTTCCCCGCGCGCAAGGCCCAGAGCGACTGGGATATCCCGCTGCCCATGGGCATGGGCGACGCCGACTACCTGAACGTGGTGGACGACACGCTCAACTACCTGCTGCCCCTGTACCAGCCGGACCTGGTGTTGTACGACGCCGGGGTCGACGTGCATCAGGACGACGCCCTGGGCTACCTCAAACTCACCGATGCCGGCGTGGCCGAACGCGACGAACGGGTCATGCGCCACTGCCTGGGCCGCGACATCCCGGTGGTCGGCGTGATCGGCGGCGGCTACAGCAAGGACCGCCAGGCCCTGGCCCGGCGCCACGGCATTCTTCACCACAGTGCCCAGAAGGTCTGGGAATCGTCAGGGTGCTACTGA